TGGGTTTGCGCTCGGACCAACCCGTTACCTGGGTAGAAGAGCTGTATGCAGGCATGAGCGCGTGTTTACAACCAAGCGGCACGCAAATTTGGGGTGGCGACATTTCCCGTTCGGAAACCGCGACGATTGCCATCACCGCGATCGGGCAAGCGCCGGCGAATCGGGTTTGGCAGCGCTCGGCAGCGCAACCCGGCGACGCGATCGTGGCAACGGGCATTCACGGAGCGTCACGAGCGGGGCTGGAGCTGCTATTGCATCCGGAATCCAACCTTCGCCTCGAAACCGCTGCCTGCGAGCGTCTCCGGCTCACCCACCAACGCCCGAAACCGCGGTTGGATGTGGTGCCCGTGCTACGGGCGATCGCGGCCGAGTCCCGCACGGCCGCCGCCGATAGCAGTGACGGATTAGTTGATGCCGTCTGGCAGCTATGCGCGAGCAGCGGCGTTGGTGCGCGGCTCGATGCCACTGCTGTGCCGCAATCGCCGGATGTCATTCGCTACGTTGGAACCGAGCTCGCGCTGGAGTGGGCCCTCTACGGTGGGGAAGATTTCGAACTCGTGCTTTGCCTACCACCGGAACTCGCCCAGCAGCTCGTAGCGGCAATCGGTGGCGGGGCAGCGATCGTCGGCGAGATCCTCCCCGGTTCTGAGGTGGTGCTAATGCAAGCTAACAGCACGCGAGTACTGACTATTGACAAAACATTCCAGCATTTCTAGCGGGCGACAAGTAAGCAATGAGGACAATTAAGCAATGAGATCGAACTGCAAGTGGCGTTGCGCAGATTGGAGCGATCGCCGAACTAAGCAACGGATTGGGTATTGGGAGTCTCCAGCGCCTGCAGCAAACGCCAACAGAGCAACAGGGCACGCGGAACGTGGAAGCAGCCTTTGTAGGGACCGCCCTTAAAGCGATGGGTGACGTTCCCTTGGCGATCGCAGTAGCCGAACCATTCGCCGAATTTCGGATCGCTGAAATGCTCGAAGCAGTAGGCATCAACGCGCTCGAAGGCATCCCAATCGTCGCGATCGCCTGTCAGAGAGAAATTAAGCAAGTGCGCGTACAGCGCCTCGCATTGCACCCACCACAGCTTCATCGACCACTCCAGCGGCGTCGGCGAGTACCCCTCGGCGTCGAGGAAGTAGAAAATGCCACCGTATTCGTCATCCCACCCGCGTGCGAAGGACCAGCGCACGATCGCGATCGCATCAGCGGACAGATCCTCCCGCTGCAGGCGCTGTGCCCAATGCTGCAGGAACCAGCCAGCCTCGATCGCGTGTCCGGGATTGAGCAAGCGCCCTTGTGGCGAAGCAATTTGGCTGCCGTCCGGCGCAACGGTTTCGTAGACCAGCTGCTCGTCCGAGTTTACGTGCAGTAGGATGCGTCGGATGCAGTCCTCGACTTCGACGGCGTATTCGCTGGCGTCGTCCGGTGCGATTTCTTCGATCAGGTTGAGCAAAATCATCGGTACGGCAAGGCTCTGCGCGGGGTGCTGACCGGCCAGCACCGGACGACCGACATAGCTCCAGTCGTACGCCCAATCCCACAGCGTTGCGAGTTCGTCGCGCGCTGCCGCTAGTAAGTCCGGGCGATCGCTCGCGCGGGAAAACTCCGCTAGTGCCATGGTGTAGAAGCACTCAGAGAAGATTTTGCGCTGCAGCTGAATGGGCTTGCCATCCTCAGTCAGGGAAAAATAGGCGCGCCGGTCCGGACGGATGGCGAAATGCTGCAGAAAATCAACGCCCAAGCGCGCGGCCGCCAACCACTCGGGTTTTGACTCGACCGTGCGATACAGCTTGGCAAACAGCCACGCTTGGCGTCCCTGCAGCCATACGTGCTTGGTCGTGTCGTAGAGACTGCCGTCGCGGTCCAAACAGTTAAAGTAGCCGCCGCGCTCGCGATCGAGAGAGTACTGCAACCAGAACGGTATGACACGCTCGAACAGCTCGCGTTCGTATTTGCGGCGGTATGCTGCGATCGCGACCGGAGATGGTGTCATGGTGCAATCCCTCGAAATCTATCAGAGCCATACCGCCCGGCGGTTGTAGTCGCCGCCAGTCTAACGAACTGACAGGGATACGACAGCCATTTGCGCGAGCATCTGATCGGTCCGAGCAAAGCTTAATGAAAACTAATGGCATTAGTGTTGACAATAATTTTCAATAGAGTTACAGTGAGGTCATGTCAGGGTTCTCCTCTGAAAGCGGGATACGAACGCGGGCTCGGTTATCGGGCCCGCATTTTTTATGGTTGAGGTTTGCGGTTAGACTAAAAGCCGGCAGTAGGGTAAGGGTGCGGATCGAACGGGATGAGTGCAGTAGCGCCAGCAGCAGTTGCGGCAACCAGTGGGCAAAGAGAGTACGACGCGATCGTCATCGGCTCGGGCATCGGCGGATTGGTAACGGCAACGCAGCTTGCGGCCAAAGGTGCATCGGTCTTGGTGCTGGAGCGCTACCTGATACCGGGTGGCAGTGCCGGATATTTCGAGCGGGCGGGTTATCGCTTCGATGTTGGTGCGTCGATGATTTTCGGATTCGGAACCGAAGGCACCACCAATTTGCTCGCGCGAGCGCTGGACGCCGTTGGCGTTAGCCTGGAAACCATCCCCGACCCGGTGCAGATTCACTATCACTTGCCGAACGACCTGAGCGTGCGCGTTCATCGCGATTACAAACGGTTTCTGCAGGAGTTGGGCGATCGCTTTCCCCGCGAGCGAACGGGCATTCGCCGCTTCTACGACGAATGCTGGCGGGTGTTCGAGTGCCTGAATGCGATGGAGCTGCTGTCGCTGGAGGAGCCCCGCTATCTGACGCGCGTGTTCTTCCAGCATCCCTTGGCTTGTTTGGGGCTGGCGCGCTATCTCCCTCAGAACGCGGGCGACCTGGCGCGGCGATACATTCGCGACCCGGAGTTGCTGCGGTTCATCGACATCGAGTGCTACTGCTGGTCGGTGGTGCCTGCGGACATGACGCCCGCGATCAACGCGGGGATGGTGTTCAGCGATCGCCACTACGGCGGCATCAATTATCCGAAAGGCGGCGTCGGGCAAATCGCACAGAAGCTGGTCGCAGGATTGGAAGCTGCCGGTGGCAAGATTCTCTACAAAGCCCGAGTCACGCAGATTTTGCAGGAGGGCAAGCGCGCCGTGGGCGTGCGGTTGGCCGACGGCAGCGAGTTTCTGGGGCGGCGTATTGTCTCGAACGCAACGCGCTGGGATACTTTCGAGAAATTATTACCGGCGTCGGCATTACCCGGGCGCGAGCGACGCTGGCAACAGCGCTATCAAAAGTCGCCGAGCTTCTTGAGCTTGCATTTGGGCGTGAAGGCTGATGTCGTGCCACCGAACGCCGACTGCCACCACATCCTGCTCGATGACTGGGCGCAGATGGAAAGCTCGGAAGGGACGATTTTCCTGTCAATACCCACGTTGCTCGACCCCGACTTGGCCCCGGCCGGACATCATATTTTCCATACTTTCACGCCGACCTGGATCGACGGGTGGCAGAATTTGTCGCCTAGCGAGTACCAACGGAAAAAAGACTTTGCGGCAGAGCGCCTGATTGCCCGGTTGGAGCGGGTCTTCCCGGGCTTGGAAGCCGGTCTCGACTACCAGGAAGTGGGAACGCCGCGCACCCATCGCCGCTTTCTCGGTCGCGCGGACGGCACATACGGTCCGATTCCGCGCCGCAAGCTGTTGGGATTGCTGGGGATGCCGTTCAATCGCACGGCGGTACCGGGGTTGTATTGCGTTGGCGACAGCACCTTTCCGGGGCAAGGACTCAATGCCGTTGCCTTCTCTGGTTTCGCCTGCGCGCACCGGATTGCTGTAGATCTGGGGTTGAAGGCTTAGAGTTCGGTGGCGAGCGACCGAGCCAGTGTGAAACGACGATCGCCTCACCGGCACTTATTCGGTCCGTTCGCCTGACTCAAGCTCCAGCTCGCTTAAGGCGATCGCGGCATTACTCGTAACGCGGCAGATCCGCCATTCTTCCAGGATGACCGCACCTATTTGTTTGTAAAACCCGATCGCCGGTGCGTTCCAGTCGAGGACGCTCCATTCCAATCGCCCGCAGTCGCGATCGCGCACGAGTCGCGCGAGGTAGCGCAGCAGGGCTTTGCCGATGCCGCGCCGCCGGAATTGCGGCAGAACGAAGAGGTCTTCGAGATAAATGCCGGGTTTGGTCAAAAACGTCCAGTAGTTGTGGAAGAAAAGGATGAAACCGGCCGTTTCCCCTTGCCATTCGGCGATCGCGGCTTCAACATAAGGACGCGCGCCAAACAGGAGCTCGTGCTAGAGTTCGGGGTTTCCGGTAACGACATCGCTTAGGTGCTCGTAGCCGGCAAGTGCCACGATCGGTTCGAATATTTTGGGGACGTCGTCGGGCGTTGCCGGGCGGATGGTAGGGCGAGCAGAGGATACGGACATGCTTTGCGATGTGGGGGTAGGTTGAAGTCAGCGATTGTAGCGTTAAGGATGGACTGGTTTGCTCGTTCGATCCGTCACTTGCTGTGCCGATCGGATCCAGGTAAGGTGGTGCATCGGTCGGCGCGATCGCGCGTGGCAAGATTCCCGGTCACTGAAGCGGGCGATAAAAAAAGAGTCAGTTGAAGCGAACACACGATGGCGATCGCGTTGCGACAGGATCGCTCACAATGTTTATAGCTGGTTTTCAGCAAAGTTCACCTTAGGGATTCTCGAACGGACGATATGGTAACCAAACTGAAACGCGGCTCGTTGGTGCATGCTTTACCCGAGCAGCTTGAAAACAGTCTCGAAGCTGGGGCAAGCGACCCGCGCTTTCCGGAGTACATCTTCAAAACCAAAGGCGAAATCCTGGAAACGGATGGGGACTATGCATTTGTAAAATTCTTCGTGCCGACGCCGCCGGTGTGGTTGCGCCTCGATCAACTGACTCCTGCCGAGTAGGCGCGATCGTGCCGGGCAGCGGGAATTCCTCGCGCAATCGGTGGATCGAATGCCGTTTGCGCGTCAATCTTTTTGCCGCTTGCTACTGGGAATAAACTATTAAGCGTGAATGCAAGCAGGTTATGTAGCTGGTCGAGCAAATAGTCTAATCGCATTCAAACGTTTCATAAGCTCAGACGGTTGATGTCCGGTTATCACCAGTCGATCCATCGCACGAGTCTTTAGCAGCAAAGATCGCGAGTCATTGCAACGAAGACAAAAATAAGCTTAAGACTCTGATGTCCTATTTACTAGAAAGAGAAGTTCGATCTAACTAACGAGCGATCCTCTTGGAGAGACTGCGAACGCCAGACAGTTAAAGGTTTTCTTGGTCAATACAAATGTGTCAATCTTGTAGATTGAGGTTCTGGTATCGCTATTCGGATGCCAGTTTTGCTTCTGCACTAGAACTCGCAAAAGGGATGGCAGTTTCCGAGGGCGTTATGAGTATTTTGACTTGCGGGCTTTGGTTATACTTTAGTTGCACAGGCCGGAAGCACTGGAACGAAGTTAAAATGGTAAATAGGGTCAATAGTCCGAATCTTGGAGTAATAGTACGAGGAATATGCTCGAAGAAATACGGATAAATAGCTCCAGCTTATTCGCAGTTTACCCAGTCCCTTGATCGATCTGACCGAACAGCATCGCTGGTAGGTAGGGAAAGAGTTTTACCTGTTGTCAAATAGTGACCTCGTCAGTTATTACTTTGTCAGGCATTACATTGCCGTTACATCGTGGTCGATCGCTCTCCGCTCGTTTCCATTGTCGGTGCCGGTAAGGTTGGCAGCACCCTTGCTCAGCGCTTGATCGAGAAACACCTTGCCGACGTCGTGTTGGTCGATATTGCTGTTGGCTTGCCCCAAGGCATTGCGCTCGATTTACTGGAGGCGCGGAGCTTGGAGGGGCACGATCGCCACATTTGCGGCACGAACGACTTCGCTGATACCGCCGGATCGGACGTCATCGTCATCACGGCTGGACTGCCCCGCAAACCGGGCATGAGTCGCGACGACTTGATTGCTACCAACGCCCGCATCGTCGTCGATGTGACCCGGCAGGCGATCGCTCGCTCCCCTGAGGCGATCCTCATCGTCGTTACCAATCCCCTCGACGTAATGGCGTATCTGGCTTGGGAAACAGCAGGCGTGCCGCCACAACAGGTATTGGGGATGGCCGGTGGGTTGGATTCCGCTCGGTTGCAAACCTTTATTGCCTTGGAATTGAACGTCGATGTGGCGGAGGTGAGCGCGTTGGTATTGGGCGGCCACGGCGACCTGATGGTCCCGCTGCCGCGCTACTGCACCGTGCGCGGCGTCCCGATTACCGAGCTGCTCGACGAGGCGGCGATCGCCCGCTTGGTGGAGCGCACGCGCAATGGTGGCGCGGAAATCGTCCAGCTTTTGAAGACGGGCGGCGCGTTCTACGCTCCGGCGTCGGCAACCTATCAGATGGTAGAAGCGATCGTGCACGATCGCGCCCGGTTGATGCCCGCTGCCACGTATTTGAATGGCGAGTACGGCATCACCGATCTCTTCGTCGGCGTACCGTGCTTCATCGATCGCCGCGGTGCAGGCAAAATCCACGAGCTATCGCTGACCGCTGCCGAGCGCCACGCTCTCCACACGTCAGCAGAGTCCGTACGAACCAACCTCGCGATCGCCCGCGCGGCCCTCGAAAACGGTTAAATACCTCAACCGTGCTGGGATAAATCGCCAACAGAGGGCAGTCGCGTTCACTTACCCGCGCTCACTTACCAATACAAAAGCGGCTGAAGATGCGCTCCAGCACTGACTCGGTAACGTCTTCACCCGTGACTTCCCCGAGGGCGCGGATGGCGGTCCGGAGGTCGATAGTCCAAAAATCCAGGGGCAACCGAGCGGCGATCGCCTCGCTAACGTGTTGCAGTGACACCTGTGCCCGTGTCAGCACGGCAGCTTGGCGTTGGTTGATGGCAATATCCGTGTTGGCGATCGCAATTCCATCCGCTTGCACTGCAGACAGAATCGCCGTTTCCAATGCGTCGATACCTTCCTGACGCGCCGCAACAGTCGGCACCACCTGCGCGATCGCCGCGGGAACCCGCACGCGCTCCGGAGGGGCGAGATCGACTTTGTTGACGACCAGCAGCAGCGGGCGATCGCAGACGCTGCCGTAAATCTCCGCATCCTCGGCCGTCCAGCCGTCTGCCGCCGAGACCAACAGTATCACCAAATCTGCCGCTGCCGCTGCCGCGCGCGAGCGCGCCACGCCCAGCTGCTCGACGCGATCGCCCGTGTCGCGAATCCCAGCCGTATCCAAGACGCGCACGGGAATGCCGCCCACAACTAGTTGTGATTCCACTACGTCGCGTGTCGTCCCCGGCAGCTCGGTCACGATCGCGCGATCGCTTCGGCTCCAGGCATTGAGCAAGCTAGATTTCCCCACATTCGGTCGCCCGACGATCGCCACTGCCAACCCGGCGCGCAGCAGTTCGCCGCGTTCCGCCGTTGCCAAGATATCCGTGACTTCGTGCAGAGCTGCGGTCAGGCGATCGCGAACCGCATCGACGTCTAGCGGCGGCAAGTCATCTTCAAAGTCGATGCGGGCTTCGACTTCAGCGAGGATGTCCAGACAACCAGCGCGCAGCTGTCGCAAGGGTTGGGCGAGCTTGCCTTGCAATCCGGCCAGGGCGACTTGCGATGCCCGCACCGATTGCGCGCCGACTAACTCGGCCACGCTCTCGGCTTGGGTGAGGTCGATGCGGCCGTTGAGGAACGCCCTGAGGGTGAACTCGCCTGGCTGTGCCAGCCGTGCGCCTCGGGAAACGCACAGTTGCAAAACCTGTTGGACGGGTACGATGCCGCCGTGACAGTGGAACTCCACCACGTCTTCTCGCGTATACGATCGCGGCGACCGCATCAACAATAGCAGCGCCTCGTCAACGATCGCCTGCGTGTCCGGATGGCGAATGGTGCCGTAGAGAATGCGGTGCGATTCCCAAGCTTGGCGACCCGGCGCGCGAAACAGCGCGCGGGCGATCGCGACGGCCGTTGCCCCCGACAGCCGCACGATGCTAACGCTGCCCTGCTGCGATACCACCGGCGTGGCGATCGCGGCGATTGTCTCCTGTTGCGCGATCTCGGGTTGGGACACGACAGTTTTCCCGGTGAAGCACCACCGAATGAATGTAAAACATGGTGCGGACTCAGTTCGCCAGGATAACACCACAGCTCGCCAGCGAGTGTCCGAAATGCCACGCGATCGCCGCGCAGCCTGCAGAGCCGCGCAAGCGATCGCGATCGCTCTCGCCAAAGGGCGTGGCAAGATCGTCGAGTTACTCGATGCGATCGCCCGTGACTCATTGCGACGACTCCACTGCTGGTTTGCACCACGAAGGTCGCGCGTCCTTCCGCGTTGGCGATGCCTTTTACCGCCCGACCACCCGCGTCGTCCGCGATTTAGGCGTGCTTGCCGCTGCAGTCTACCGCGATCGCGTCGGTCACCTGCGTGTCCTCGACGCAATGGCAGGCTGTGGGGTGCGATCGTTGCGCTACTGGCTCGAAAGTCATGCCGACTTCGTGCGAGCTAACGACGGCAACCCAGACATGAAGGCATTGCTGGCGGAGAACTTGCAAGCGGCGATCGCGGCCGGCCGGGCGGGCATCACGGTCGAAAATGCCCACCGCCTGTTTCTCAACTGCTACAGCCAACAAGACTTTTACGACCTGGTCGACATCGATAGTTTCGGGACGCCGGCACAGTATCTCGGTACGGCGTTGTGGGCAACGTGTTTGGGGGGTTTGCTGTACCTCACCAGCACCGACGGCCGGGCGGGAACGGGAAATTTGCCCCGCCGCGCGTTGCAGGCCTACGGTGTCTACACGCGGTTGCATCCCGCCGCCCACGAACAGGCCCTACGCGTTCTCATCGGGGCGGCGCAGCGTCAGGCAGCCGGGCTCGATCGCGGCATCGAACCGGTGTTTGCTTATTTCACGGGCTCGACCTATCGCGTACTGGTGCGTTACGTATCGCCCCGCGTCTTGACGCCACAAAACTACGGCTTCCTGGGATACTGCCGTCGGTGTGGGAACTACACGCGCGTTGCCTGGCACCGCCTCGGGCGATCGCGGTGCGCGTGCGATGGCGGCGACCTCACCCACAGCGGTCCGCAATGGTTGGGCGCTCTCCACAACCCCGAGTGGTTGCAAGCCATGCAGCAACAGGCGATTGCCTGGGGTTGGGCCGATCGCGCGACGCTCCTGGCGGCCATGATTGCCGAAGCGGACTGTCCACCTTGGTTCTTTCCCCTGGGCGAAATCGGCAAGCGGGGGCGCATCGACCTGCCCAAACGCGATCGCCTGCTCGCAGCGCTCCGCGATCGTGGCTATCGGGCCGCAACGGCTTGTGTCGATACTCAAGCAATCAAGACCGATGCTGACATGCAGGTCTGCGTGGAGGTGGCGCGATCGCTGCTCGACCGAGAATAGGTTTTTTGGACGATCTCTACGGTCATCTGTTTGGTTCTTGAGGCTGCGAACCCCCCTCAAAGTCCTGCACTAGCTCAGCGCAAGAGTAGGTGGCAAAAGGTTCCGATCGAGGGTTGCCGGAACGCATCGTTATTACAGTTGTTTGCTCGGAGCTTGAAGTTCTGTGACAGAAACGCAAGCATACAGAAGCAGGTTCCAAACTGCGTGCTATAAAATCGGGCAAAGAGTCTTAGTGTCTTATCTCGAACATTAAACTAGAGGGTTTTGGTTTGTTTGAAGTCATATTCAAAGATATTGCTGCAGCATTGATTAGGATATATCTCTCTTTTCGCGATCGCTTCAGCTTTTTGACTTGAGTGTACCCGATCCACACGATCGGACCTGATGAAGGGAATCTCTGGACGACTTTTAGAAAGTAAGTCTGCATGCACGGTAGTATCAAGCTTGAAATGTTTTAAGCAGCTTTACAGTTGCTTTGTCTTTGCACAATCGAAGATCGAAGATGTCTAAATGTATTATCGATGCTTAGCTGTTCGAAGGTTGGTTAGGAAACGCTCCAAGCAGGCCTATACATCATGTATATATTTTGATTCTCATGCGGAACGATCGAACTCGTGCAGGACGATCGAACATGGCTGATCGGATCCGCGCAGGTGAAGCCAAGACGATTCAGTTGGCCGCACCGATATCGGGCTACGCACTGGATCTAGAGTCGGTTCCAGACCCGGTCTTCTCCCAGAAGATGGTCGGGGATGGAGTTTCAGTCGATCCGACTACTGCAACGTTGAGGGCTCCAGTTGATGGGAAAATCGTTCAACTGCATCCGTCTAACCATGCAGTCACGCTCGAGACGGCTGAGGGCATTGAAGTGCTGATGCACATCGGGCTGGATACCGTGGAGTTGCGGGGGAAAGGATTTTCGCCCAACGTTCGCCTCGGCGATCGCGTGAAAGCTGGAGATGTCCTGATCGAGTTCGACATCGATTTCGTCGCTCTCCATGCCAAAAGTCTTTTGACGCAGATGGTTGTCACGAACGGCGATCGGGTCGCGGAGTATATCCAGCAGTCGGGGATGGTGGAATCCGGGCGCGACACCGTCCTGGAACTCGTATTGACCGAGCCAGCGAACGCTGCAGAAACAACTGGAGGCGAAGTCGTTATTTCAGAGCCGATCGTGGTTCCCAATCCCTCCGGGTTGCATGCCCGGCCGGCCGCAGTGCTCGTCAACTTGGCAAAGAAGTATCGCTCGAACATCCAGCTCCTGCGAGGAGACGATCGCGCCAATGCCCGGAGTGTCGTCGCCCTGATGGGACTGCAGATTGCCCATGGCGATCGGATTACCCTCAATGCGGACGGACCGGATGCTAAAGATGCCATTCTGGCGTTAACCGCAGCCATTCGCTCCGGGCTCGGTGAAGCAGGTGCCTCTCCCGCTCCTGCCAGTATCGCCCAATCCGACCTGAAGTCCCCTCCCCCTCAACCCAAGTCTTCGGACCCCAACCTCATCATGGGTGTCGCTGCTTCCTCGGGTCTCGCCGTTGGCAAAACTTTCCGAGTGTGCGAACAGACGTTGAATGTTGACGAGCAGGGCGAATCGCCAGCCCGCGAGCGTCGGAAGTTGGAGGATGCGATCGCCGCGGCGGCGCTAGAAGTCGAGTCCTTGCGTGCCAAAGTCCACGCTCAAGGGAATCCGGGCAAAGCCGCTATCTTTGCCGCCCACCAAGAAATTCTCGACGACCCCGACCTGCTCGACACGGCTACGAGCGCGATTGACAAGGGAAAAAGTGCTGCCTTCGCCTGGCAGCAAACGTACTCTGCCCAAGCAGAGCGGCTATCGCAACTGAGCAACGAGCTATTAGCACAGCGCGCAAACGACATCCGCGACGTCGGGCAGCGAGTTCTGCGTATTCTAACTGGGGTCGAAGCGATCGCCGTTAAATATCCCACCAATACCATCTTGCTGGCGGAAGACCTGACGCCTTCCGACATGGCTAACCTGGATCGCGACCGGGTTGTGGGGTTCTGTACGCTCGCCGGCGGTTCTACTTCCCACGTCGCCATCCTCGCGCGATCGATGGGCATTCCCGCTCTCGCAGGAGCCGAAGCCCGCGTGATGGACTTGGCAGATGGGACGCCCGTTATCCTGAACGGGACTCAGGGAACCCTCCGCCTCAATGCATCGGAGGCAGAACTCGAGCGGACCCAGCTCCGCATCGCGCGCCAAAAGTCCATGCGAGCAGCCGAACTACAGACTGCCTTCGAGCCTGCCATTACCCAAGACGGTCACCCAGTCGAAGTTGCAGCCAATATCGGCAGCCTAAAGGATGCAGAAGAAGCAGTTGCTCTCGGGGCGGAAGGAGTGGGGCTCTTGCGCACGGAGTTTGCGTTCATGGAACGCCCCCAGGCACCCACGGAGGACGAGCAAACTGGCATCTATCGGGGCATCGCAGAAGTATTGGGTCCGGATAAACCCGCTATCATCCGTACCTTGGATGTGGGGGGCGATAAACCCTTGCCCTATCTGCCAATGCCGCACGAGGAAAACCCGTTCTTGGGCGAGCGGGGTATTCGTTTCGGTTTCGACCAACCTGAATTACAACGCACCCAATTGCGGGCAATTCTCCGAGCCTCTACCAAGGGCAAATTGCGCGTTATGTTCCCGATGATCGGTCGCATCGAAGAACTGCGAATGGCAAAAGCCATGTTGGAAGAGGAGCGACAGCGCCTTGACGTCCCGCCCGTTGAGATCGGAATCATGCTCGAGGTGCCCTCAGCCGCAATCATGGCAGAGCGGCTTGCAAAGGAAGTGGATTTCTTCTCGGTCGGCACCAACGACCTTACCCAGTACACCCTGGCAATGGACCGCGGGCATCCCAAACTCGCCCCGTGTTTGGACGGACTTCACCCGGCGGTCTTGGGGTTGATCGACTTAGCGGTGAGAGGAGCCAGCCAACACGGCATATGGGTTGGAGTCTGCGGCGGCATCGGGAGCGACCCACAAGCGGTTCCTATCCTAATCGGGTTAGGCATCAAGGAATTGAGTGTCAGTGTTTCGACTATTCCCAGCATCAAGGCGCAGGTGCGATCGCTCGACCTCGCTCGCTGTCGAGATCTGGCTGAGCGCGCCCTAACCTTGGAAACGGCGTCTGAAGTTCGCAATCTTGTTCCTCTGGAAGGGGATTGAGCTGCGTCGCGCATCAACCATCAACCTCCCTTACTCGGCGAAACCCAATTCACAAAAACTGATTCGCGAGAACTGATATCTATGTCAAGCGCTGCAAGAACTTCTTCAGAACGCTCCAGCTTGCAACATTGGTGGAGCATGGGCTTCGGATTGCTCCAGAAAATGGGAAAGTCCCTGATGCTGCCGGTGTCTGTGCTCCCCGTGGCCGGTGTTTTATTGGGGTTGGGCAGCGCTCGCTTGATCGAGTTGCAGAAGATCGAGCAGGGGGTGTTGACCGGAGCTAAGTTCGGCTGGCTGCCGGCTTGGTTAGCAGAGATTATGAAAAGCTCCGGCGATGCAATTTTCGCTAGCTTGCCCATTATTTTCGCACTTGCTGTTGCCATTGGTTACACCGGCAACGACGGTGTCTCAGCCCTAGCCGCGGTGGTTGGATTCGTCGTATTTCTGGCAACGCTGGGCGTTGCTTCAGTTCTGTTTTTCAACCTAGACCCCACAACCTTGAAGCCGATTTTGGGGATCCCTGCTTTGGACACCGGGGTCTTTGGGGGCTTGATTATGGGCTGCGTGGCTGCCTACATGTTCAACCGATTCTTTCGGATTAGGCTGCCTCAGTACCTCGGCTTCTTTGCCGGCAAGCGCTTTGTGCCGATTATTACTGCGTTTGCAGCGATCGCAATTGGCATTCTCATGAGTCTGGTTTGGCCGCCCATTGGCGAGGCGATCGATGGATTTGCGACGGCAGCTGCAGAAAGTGGAAACGTTCCGATTACAGTTGCCGTTTACGGCTTTATCGAACGACTGTTAATCCCCTTCGGATTGCATCACGTGTGGAACGTGCCGTTCTTCTTCCAGATCGGATCGTTTACCGATCCAATTAGTGGAGACATAGTCACTGGAGATATCAACCGCTTCTTCGCAGGGGATCCATCAGCCGGTATCCTCGGGGGGGCTTATTGGTTCAAGATGTTCGGACTGCCAGCGGCGGCGATCGCGATGTGGCATTGCGCTAAGCCTCAGAATCGCAAGCAGGTCGGCGGGATTATGATTTCGGCAGCACTCACTTCTTTTCTG
This genomic stretch from Rubidibacter lacunae KORDI 51-2 harbors:
- a CDS encoding class I SAM-dependent methyltransferase → MVRTQFARITPQLASECPKCHAIAAQPAEPRKRSRSLSPKGVARSSSYSMRSPVTHCDDSTAGLHHEGRASFRVGDAFYRPTTRVVRDLGVLAAAVYRDRVGHLRVLDAMAGCGVRSLRYWLESHADFVRANDGNPDMKALLAENLQAAIAAGRAGITVENAHRLFLNCYSQQDFYDLVDIDSFGTPAQYLGTALWATCLGGLLYLTSTDGRAGTGNLPRRALQAYGVYTRLHPAAHEQALRVLIGAAQRQAAGLDRGIEPVFAYFTGSTYRVLVRYVSPRVLTPQNYGFLGYCRRCGNYTRVAWHRLGRSRCACDGGDLTHSGPQWLGALHNPEWLQAMQQQAIAWGWADRATLLAAMIAEADCPPWFFPLGEIGKRGRIDLPKRDRLLAALRDRGYRAATACVDTQAIKTDADMQVCVEVARSLLDRE
- the ptsP gene encoding phosphoenolpyruvate--protein phosphotransferase, which gives rise to MADRIRAGEAKTIQLAAPISGYALDLESVPDPVFSQKMVGDGVSVDPTTATLRAPVDGKIVQLHPSNHAVTLETAEGIEVLMHIGLDTVELRGKGFSPNVRLGDRVKAGDVLIEFDIDFVALHAKSLLTQMVVTNGDRVAEYIQQSGMVESGRDTVLELVLTEPANAAETTGGEVVISEPIVVPNPSGLHARPAAVLVNLAKKYRSNIQLLRGDDRANARSVVALMGLQIAHGDRITLNADGPDAKDAILALTAAIRSGLGEAGASPAPASIAQSDLKSPPPQPKSSDPNLIMGVAASSGLAVGKTFRVCEQTLNVDEQGESPARERRKLEDAIAAAALEVESLRAKVHAQGNPGKAAIFAAHQEILDDPDLLDTATSAIDKGKSAAFAWQQTYSAQAERLSQLSNELLAQRANDIRDVGQRVLRILTGVEAIAVKYPTNTILLAEDLTPSDMANLDRDRVVGFCTLAGGSTSHVAILARSMGIPALAGAEARVMDLADGTPVILNGTQGTLRLNASEAELERTQLRIARQKSMRAAELQTAFEPAITQDGHPVEVAANIGSLKDAEEAVALGAEGVGLLRTEFAFMERPQAPTEDEQTGIYRGIAEVLGPDKPAIIRTLDVGGDKPLPYLPMPHEENPFLGERGIRFGFDQPELQRTQLRAILRASTKGKLRVMFPMIGRIEELRMAKAMLEEERQRLDVPPVEIGIMLEVPSAAIMAERLAKEVDFFSVGTNDLTQYTLAMDRGHPKLAPCLDGLHPAVLGLIDLAVRGASQHGIWVGVCGGIGSDPQAVPILIGLGIKELSVSVSTIPSIKAQVRSLDLARCRDLAERALTLETASEVRNLVPLEGD
- the ptsG gene encoding glucose-specific PTS transporter subunit IIBC; the protein is MGFGLLQKMGKSLMLPVSVLPVAGVLLGLGSARLIELQKIEQGVLTGAKFGWLPAWLAEIMKSSGDAIFASLPIIFALAVAIGYTGNDGVSALAAVVGFVVFLATLGVASVLFFNLDPTTLKPILGIPALDTGVFGGLIMGCVAAYMFNRFFRIRLPQYLGFFAGKRFVPIITAFAAIAIGILMSLVWPPIGEAIDGFATAAAESGNVPITVAVYGFIERLLIPFGLHHVWNVPFFFQIGSFTDPISGDIVTGDINRFFAGDPSAGILGGAYWFKMFGLPAAAIAMWHCAKPQNRKQVGGIMISAALTSFLTGITEPIEFSFVFVAPVLFLLHAALASFADFFFVVSGGRMGFTFSHGFIDFFLFYNLGTKIWLIPAFAPFFAALYYFSFRFAIKRLDLKTPGREEQEITGDVAAGLPKDAEAMAKELVLAFGGRSNIESLDACITRLRVGVKDMGKVNIARLKALGASGVLQIGSNAQAIFGPRSENLKTDMIEYLKTAGPEADEATVAVPEESMGSGFKELSGVKPDPDAESKARLIVDAVGGVGNIAAIAPVALTRMRIEISDPSAIDETVLKQSGVQAAMRVRDRVLHLVVGLNAEQYVNEVRKVLHSKTETKT